The sequence agCTGATGatcaagggcggcggcggcgggtgccctGCAGAGGGGGCAGCTTGTCGCTCCCTGTAGCCACGCGTCGATGCAGTCGATGTGGAAGGCGTGCCGGCAGCGCGGCAGCAGGCGGAGCCGCTCGCCGTGGCGGAAGTCGGCCAGGCACACGGCGCACTCGCTGCtgctggccgcggccgccgccgccgccttgcaattggcggcggcctcctcctcctccggcagcAGTAGCGCTGCTGGGTACCACCGGAAGGTGGGGATCCGGCGAATGGCCGCTTCCTCCAGGCCGCGGCCGCTGCAAGCAAACCGGCCGGGGGGTGGTTCTTGGACCACCACGGCGATGCGGTGGTGCTGCAGGCCGCCGCTGTTGTGTCTCCAGGAGAAGAGGAGGCCGCATCGGGTGAGGAAAAGGTAGTaggccaggaggaggagggcgatggAGAGGATGCCGACGATGGAGACGGAGAGGATGGGGAAGGAGGAGGCGTCCATGGGGGTCATGGGAGTGAACTGAAGACGACGAGCAGCCGGTCGAGCGGGGGATCGGAATGGAATGGAGCAtttgcatgcatgatgcatgtgTGGTTGGCTGTACCGACACGGTAGGCAATGGCAAGGCGCGTGC comes from Panicum virgatum strain AP13 chromosome 4K, P.virgatum_v5, whole genome shotgun sequence and encodes:
- the LOC120704639 gene encoding RING-H2 finger protein ATL1-like, whose protein sequence is MHHACKCSIPFRSPARPAARRLQFTPMTPMDASSFPILSVSIVGILSIALLLLAYYLFLTRCGLLFSWRHNSGGLQHHRIAVVVQEPPPGRFACSGRGLEEAAIRRIPTFRWYPAALLLPEEEEAAANCKAAAAAAASSSECAVCLADFRHGERLRLLPRCRHAFHIDCIDAWLQGATSCPLCRAPAAAALDHQLQLQPATTSHNENYHLLVHVVPRAATEDDRDPAAAAAAGAQQRPARSSRLLPATRRSLSMDSSTDNNKCFYLALQRILQQQQQQHYSGSPAAAAGEEEEDGKAGDADDGRSSRRLRRSFSFSQISRGSRSGSAILPL